The following are encoded together in the Cyanobacterium aponinum PCC 10605 genome:
- a CDS encoding aminotransferase class I/II-fold pyridoxal phosphate-dependent enzyme: MSFSQKNTPLLTQLSKLAFKQEAPFYAPGHKKGRGINSHFKALLGENVFKADLPELPELDNLFNPEGVIKEAQDLASHAFGAEYTWFLANGSTSGIIASILATCSEGDKIILPRNVHQSAIFGLILSGAEPIFINPEYDRDFDLFYNLSTTQIIKALDNNSRVKAVLLVSPTYHGICANVREIAYCLHNYNIPLIVDEAHGGHFHFHSDLPMSALEAEADVVIQSTHKVLGAMTQASMLHLQGSLVSSEKISRALQMVQSSSPNYLLLASLDSARQQMATEGESLLRNTLDLALIAREKLSKLDYLSVLNFEQKKDSFNNLDLTRLTINVSKLGLTGYEADEILNTQLNVTCELPSLKTLTFIISIGNNLDDINKLIEGLTKLEKYRKKVNQNDIFITNFPTPKLKITPRQAFYAETITLGQSQAINHISGETICPYPPGIPVIMAGELITQDAIASLQNIINHGGTITGASDSSLQTLKVVNS; encoded by the coding sequence ATGTCTTTTTCTCAAAAAAATACTCCTCTTTTAACTCAACTAAGTAAATTAGCTTTTAAACAAGAAGCACCATTTTATGCCCCCGGACACAAAAAGGGTAGAGGTATTAACTCACATTTTAAAGCATTATTAGGAGAAAACGTATTTAAAGCAGATTTACCAGAGTTGCCAGAATTAGATAATTTATTCAATCCAGAAGGAGTTATAAAAGAAGCTCAAGACTTAGCTAGTCATGCTTTTGGGGCAGAATATACTTGGTTTTTAGCCAACGGTTCGACATCGGGAATAATTGCCTCTATTTTGGCGACTTGTTCAGAGGGGGATAAAATAATTTTGCCTCGTAATGTTCACCAATCAGCTATTTTTGGTTTAATCTTGTCTGGGGCAGAACCCATTTTTATTAATCCTGAGTACGATCGAGATTTTGATTTATTTTATAATCTCTCTACCACACAAATAATTAAAGCCTTAGACAACAATTCCAGAGTTAAAGCAGTACTTTTAGTTTCTCCCACTTATCACGGCATCTGTGCAAATGTGAGAGAAATAGCCTATTGTTTGCATAACTATAACATTCCTTTGATTGTTGATGAAGCTCATGGCGGACATTTTCACTTTCATTCAGATTTACCTATGTCAGCACTAGAAGCAGAGGCAGATGTGGTTATTCAGTCAACTCATAAAGTTTTAGGGGCAATGACTCAGGCTTCTATGTTGCATTTACAAGGTAGTCTAGTTTCTTCTGAAAAAATTAGTCGAGCTTTACAAATGGTTCAATCTTCTAGCCCGAATTATTTACTATTAGCTTCCTTGGACTCAGCACGACAACAAATGGCAACAGAGGGAGAATCGTTATTAAGAAATACTTTAGATTTAGCCTTAATAGCAAGGGAAAAACTGAGTAAATTAGATTATTTATCAGTATTAAATTTTGAACAAAAAAAAGATAGTTTTAATAATTTAGATTTGACAAGATTGACAATAAATGTATCTAAATTGGGTTTAACAGGGTATGAAGCTGATGAAATTTTAAACACTCAACTCAATGTTACTTGTGAGTTACCATCATTAAAAACCTTAACTTTTATTATTTCCATTGGGAATAATCTTGATGATATAAATAAGTTAATTGAGGGTTTAACCAAGTTAGAAAAATACCGTAAAAAAGTAAACCAAAATGATATTTTTATCACAAATTTCCCCACTCCTAAACTAAAAATAACCCCTCGTCAGGCATTTTATGCTGAGACAATAACTCTAGGGCAAAGTCAAGCTATTAACCATATTAGTGGGGAAACAATTTGTCCTTATCCCCCCGGTATCCCCGTCATCATGGCAGGAGAATTAATCACCCAAGATGCGATCGCATCTCTCCAAAATATTATCAATCATGGTGGTACAATTACGGGAGCTAGTGATTCGAGCTTACAAACACTAAAAGTAGTTAATTCTTAA
- a CDS encoding SDR family NAD(P)-dependent oxidoreductase, translating into MNVILISGASRGIGRSIAEKLLQDGYYLSLGVREPNYFQNTVFANHERVLIQPYEAKDKQSPIDWVKATIDKFGRLDGLINCAGILERIQFEDDNEEGLDRLFEVNVKAPWRLTREAFPYLKQSGKGRIINLVSMSGKRVKGTLAGYSMSKFAFLALSQSMRNAGWEDGIRVTAICPSFVNTDMAKGVKLDSETITQPEDVADIVKTILKLPNTAYVGEVLINFALEK; encoded by the coding sequence ATGAATGTTATTTTAATTAGTGGTGCAAGTCGTGGTATCGGTAGAAGTATTGCGGAAAAATTATTACAAGATGGTTATTACCTTAGTTTAGGGGTGAGAGAGCCAAACTATTTTCAAAACACGGTATTTGCTAATCATGAGCGAGTTTTAATTCAACCCTATGAGGCAAAAGATAAACAATCTCCCATTGATTGGGTAAAAGCGACTATCGATAAATTTGGTAGGTTGGATGGGCTGATTAATTGTGCTGGTATTTTAGAGAGAATACAATTTGAGGATGATAATGAAGAAGGACTCGATCGCCTCTTTGAAGTAAACGTGAAAGCTCCTTGGCGATTAACTAGAGAGGCTTTTCCTTATCTCAAACAATCGGGAAAAGGTAGAATTATTAATCTTGTCTCCATGTCGGGCAAAAGAGTTAAAGGTACATTAGCAGGTTATTCTATGAGTAAATTTGCATTTTTGGCACTAAGTCAAAGTATGCGTAATGCAGGTTGGGAAGATGGCATTAGGGTAACGGCGATTTGTCCTAGTTTTGTTAATACAGACATGGCAAAAGGAGTCAAATTAGATTCAGAAACTATTACTCAACCAGAAGATGTTGCCGATATTGTCAAAACAATTTTAAAGTTACCAAATACTGCTTATGTTGGTGAAGTATTGATTAATTTTGCGTTGGAAAAATAA
- a CDS encoding bestrophin family protein has protein sequence MKINTLVIIKRKPWFREAFRVKYSVFPDVWEKALFFAIFSFVICLLHSVGFPVQQPILSSLIPTIVLGLLLVFRTNSANERFWEGRKLWGGIVNHLRNLTWQIWVNIKEETPQDQEHKINALNLLTVFAIATKNHLRSEGISEEMRPLLSAYYYHHLQTSQHLPLQIAAYLGEYLQQEYQKKHLNEYQLTNMQQLINQLMDMVGGCERILKTPIPNSYSIHLKQLLLIYCLVLPFQLVDQIEWWTIPFVSIVSYIVYGIEAIALEIENPFGRDRNDLPLDQICQAINQNIQDFILNQKR, from the coding sequence ATGAAAATTAATACCCTTGTTATTATTAAACGAAAACCTTGGTTTAGGGAAGCATTTAGGGTTAAATATTCTGTTTTTCCAGATGTTTGGGAAAAGGCTCTTTTTTTTGCTATTTTTTCCTTTGTTATTTGTTTACTGCATAGTGTTGGTTTTCCTGTTCAACAACCGATTCTAAGTAGTTTGATACCCACTATTGTCTTAGGTTTATTATTAGTTTTTCGTACTAATTCTGCTAATGAACGTTTTTGGGAAGGGCGAAAATTATGGGGGGGAATTGTTAATCATTTACGTAATTTAACTTGGCAAATATGGGTTAATATTAAAGAAGAAACACCTCAAGATCAAGAGCATAAAATTAATGCTTTAAATTTATTGACAGTATTTGCGATCGCAACTAAAAATCATTTAAGATCAGAGGGAATAAGTGAAGAAATGCGCCCTTTGTTATCTGCTTACTATTACCATCACTTACAAACAAGTCAACATTTACCGCTACAAATTGCCGCCTATTTGGGAGAATATTTACAGCAAGAATATCAAAAAAAACATCTAAATGAATATCAATTAACTAATATGCAACAATTGATTAATCAACTTATGGATATGGTGGGCGGATGTGAAAGAATTTTAAAAACTCCTATCCCTAATTCCTATAGTATTCACTTAAAACAATTACTTTTAATTTATTGTTTAGTATTACCATTTCAGTTAGTAGATCAAATAGAGTGGTGGACTATTCCTTTTGTTTCCATTGTTAGTTATATTGTTTATGGTATAGAAGCGATCGCCCTTGAAATTGAAAATCCTTTTGGTAGAGATAGAAACGACTTACCATTAGACCAAATTTGTCAGGCAATTAACCAAAATATTCAGGATTTTATACTTAATCAAAAACGTTAA
- a CDS encoding GAF domain-containing SpoIIE family protein phosphatase yields MSIFNQNYLRSETNNNLYSNGKYTPVVALKELVASLQREQNKIQNLLSSLSFALRSFNNLNQFLELTPLMVARVTDADGGALILYRQQEISLEQIYCHNNRWREEITFSFQELVQEINTYSQTCQHDPSLCPEIECFSDFVESQVQSRFSPLFPIFSTPIIVKNVERGRFYVFSQDSEYVWTQTRRKLAQLVADQTAVAIANHELTVELRSKERQDRELEIASEIQLRLLPRKCPTIKGLEVAAKCQTANRVGGDYYDFIPVNYDQWDENNATNKNAPCEPWSIVIGDVMGKGVPAGLIMTMTRGMLRAEVLNRHSPSRVLEHLNRVMYPDLENSHRFVTLFYSEYDPQTHLLRYANAAHNPPLLWREGKSNLIPLDTEGMLIGLEPNSHYQDDCLQLQPNDTILYYTDGLTDAVNQNNQRFEEENLIKCFRYGCENYNTAEEILNYILKTIENFIGIGNRNSDDITLVVVKFNPDHSFTCQCSD; encoded by the coding sequence GTGTCTATTTTTAATCAAAATTATCTGCGTTCAGAAACTAATAATAATCTGTACTCAAATGGGAAATATACTCCTGTGGTTGCGTTAAAAGAGTTAGTGGCAAGTTTACAAAGAGAACAAAACAAGATACAAAATCTTTTAAGTTCATTGAGTTTTGCCTTACGTAGCTTCAATAATCTCAATCAATTTTTAGAGTTAACCCCTTTAATGGTTGCGAGAGTTACAGATGCGGATGGTGGTGCTTTAATACTCTATCGTCAGCAAGAAATTAGTTTAGAACAAATTTACTGTCATAATAATCGTTGGCGGGAGGAAATTACTTTTTCTTTTCAAGAGTTGGTGCAGGAGATAAATACTTATTCTCAAACTTGTCAGCACGATCCTAGTTTATGTCCTGAAATAGAGTGTTTTTCGGATTTTGTTGAGTCTCAGGTACAATCACGATTTTCTCCTTTATTTCCTATTTTTAGCACTCCTATTATTGTTAAAAATGTGGAAAGAGGACGTTTTTATGTTTTTAGTCAAGATTCCGAATATGTATGGACTCAAACTCGCCGTAAGTTAGCCCAGTTAGTGGCAGATCAAACCGCAGTTGCGATCGCAAATCATGAATTAACCGTCGAATTAAGATCAAAAGAAAGACAGGATCGAGAATTAGAGATTGCCTCAGAAATCCAACTTAGATTACTACCAAGAAAATGTCCCACGATTAAAGGGTTAGAGGTAGCGGCTAAGTGTCAAACAGCCAACCGTGTGGGAGGAGATTATTACGACTTTATCCCTGTTAATTATGATCAATGGGATGAAAATAATGCCACTAACAAGAATGCTCCTTGTGAGCCTTGGAGTATCGTTATTGGGGATGTGATGGGTAAAGGTGTCCCCGCAGGATTAATTATGACTATGACAAGGGGAATGTTAAGGGCAGAGGTTTTAAACCGCCATTCTCCTTCAAGGGTGCTAGAGCATTTGAATAGGGTAATGTATCCCGATTTAGAAAATTCCCATCGCTTTGTTACACTCTTTTATTCTGAATATGATCCTCAAACTCATCTTTTACGCTATGCCAATGCCGCTCATAATCCCCCTCTGTTATGGAGAGAAGGTAAGAGTAATCTGATTCCTTTGGATACAGAAGGTATGCTTATAGGATTAGAACCTAATTCTCATTATCAAGATGATTGTTTACAGTTACAACCTAATGATACTATTTTGTACTATACCGATGGGTTAACAGATGCGGTGAATCAAAATAATCAAAGATTTGAAGAGGAAAACTTGATTAAGTGTTTTCGTTATGGTTGTGAAAACTACAACACTGCGGAGGAAATTTTAAATTACATATTAAAAACTATCGAGAATTTTATTGGGATAGGTAATCGTAATAGTGACGATATAACTTTAGTGGTGGTTAAATTTAATCCTGATCATTCTTTTACTTGTCAGTGTAGCGATTAA
- a CDS encoding serine/threonine-protein kinase translates to MSVIYCLNPDCENPVNDTKTRKCRSCQSNLILNKRYVAIKKIGRGGFGTTYLAVDMGRKNTYCVIKQLELAKENPEAYRTALDLFNREAKTLAKLNHPQIPKLLDYFEENNQFYLIQDFVLGKNLEREIKKGGIYPETTAKKFLRQMLPVLQYIHSEKVIHRDIKPGNILREKKTNNLFLIDFGAVKEQVNTQLMSQNPESAFTKISVGTMGFAPPEQLAMRPVYSSDIYALGATCIFLLTGKAPKDLCDNVTGELAWERHTAVSSNFAKVLNKMLELDVRKRYSSADDVIKALELVPYEEELAGSMVNLSVSKEVSSDDDEDMTVTNSTSQNLADAIRKRREKLQQAGGNTPAKAKVNISAIPPTQPKAQLTPDAIMEYYRQGDRNFSQQSLNGFDLEGFKLAGASFSQSKLIGVNLQKANLYRTNFYNANLAQANLKEADLRRAELYKANLKNADLQGANLTAANLTSALLKDCNLAGANLKGAKVDDEQLKMAKTSWRTIFPDGKRRWW, encoded by the coding sequence ATGAGCGTTATCTATTGTCTCAACCCCGATTGCGAAAATCCAGTCAACGATACCAAAACCAGAAAGTGTCGTAGTTGTCAGTCTAATTTAATCCTGAATAAACGCTATGTTGCCATCAAAAAAATAGGCAGAGGCGGTTTTGGTACGACTTATCTGGCGGTGGATATGGGACGGAAAAACACTTATTGCGTCATTAAACAACTTGAACTCGCTAAGGAAAATCCAGAAGCCTACCGTACAGCTTTAGACTTATTTAATCGGGAAGCAAAAACACTGGCAAAGTTAAATCATCCTCAAATTCCGAAACTATTGGATTATTTTGAAGAGAATAACCAATTTTACTTGATTCAAGATTTTGTATTAGGAAAAAATTTAGAGCGAGAAATCAAAAAAGGGGGAATATATCCCGAAACTACGGCAAAAAAATTTCTTCGCCAAATGTTGCCTGTATTGCAATATATACATTCAGAAAAAGTAATTCATCGAGATATAAAACCGGGGAATATTCTTCGTGAGAAAAAGACAAATAATTTATTTTTAATTGATTTTGGAGCGGTAAAAGAACAGGTTAACACTCAGTTAATGAGTCAAAATCCTGAAAGTGCCTTTACGAAAATATCTGTTGGTACAATGGGATTTGCTCCTCCTGAACAGTTGGCGATGCGTCCTGTATATTCTAGTGATATTTACGCTTTGGGGGCAACTTGTATATTTTTGTTGACAGGAAAAGCACCCAAGGATTTATGCGACAATGTGACGGGGGAGTTGGCATGGGAAAGACATACGGCAGTTAGTTCCAATTTTGCCAAGGTGTTGAATAAAATGCTAGAGTTAGACGTGCGTAAGCGTTACAGTTCCGCAGACGATGTTATTAAGGCTTTAGAGCTAGTTCCCTATGAAGAAGAATTGGCTGGTAGCATGGTCAATTTAAGTGTCAGCAAAGAGGTAAGTAGTGATGATGATGAGGATATGACTGTTACTAATTCTACTTCTCAAAATCTTGCTGATGCCATTAGAAAACGCCGGGAAAAGTTACAACAAGCTGGAGGCAATACACCAGCAAAAGCAAAGGTTAATATAAGTGCTATTCCTCCCACTCAACCGAAAGCACAACTAACTCCTGATGCCATTATGGAATATTATCGTCAGGGCGATCGCAATTTTAGTCAACAGAGTTTGAATGGATTTGATTTGGAGGGCTTTAAATTAGCGGGGGCTAGTTTTTCTCAAAGTAAACTAATTGGTGTAAATTTACAAAAAGCAAATCTTTATCGCACTAATTTTTATAATGCCAATTTAGCCCAAGCCAACTTAAAAGAAGCGGATTTAAGACGAGCGGAGTTATATAAGGCTAATTTGAAAAATGCGGATTTACAGGGTGCTAATTTAACGGCGGCGAATCTAACCAGTGCGTTGCTGAAAGATTGTAATTTAGCGGGGGCTAATTTGAAAGGGGCAAAAGTGGATGATGAGCAGTTAAAAATGGCAAAAACCAGTTGGCGCACTATTTTTCCTGATGGTAAGAGAAGATGGTGGTAA